In Mercenaria mercenaria strain notata chromosome 13, MADL_Memer_1, whole genome shotgun sequence, the DNA window ctcattatgaaagCGACCAAACTTGTCGTTGAACCgtgcaaaagtgcttatgttaagaccttctttttcttcctgaaagggaaatcgggccctctctctgggcatgtatgcgtatagggagaggctgcggcttcataaatctgccttttatcgtatcttgtaattaTAGGTGCACCATCCATTAAGTTCGTGCTAATTATgcgacttatttacaagtgcatacaatatacactactgtataagtgtcttacaggtgactaactgaagaaaaGGAAGTAGATATGGAAGTCTGGTTATCAGATCCAatctcttttaatgtttgttcacacactcctcacagcggttgtaaacgttaaatgtacgtcaagggaggaaatctgtgagattcaagatttcaagattttatttataactggaTCCATACTGACATCAGtattataacaacaacaaatttaacaaaacaaacacttaaagggcctacataaaataaaacagtagttttacggtcataatagatctgatacaaatattttgtaagcaaaagataaaagacggtgtacatttagaattaaccaggtttgtaactgaagaaaaagaagcagatatggaagtctggttatcagatccaatctctttttaatgtttgttcacacactcctcacagcggttgtaaacgttaatgtacgtcaagggaggaaatctgcgagattcaagatttcaagattttatttataactggacCCATACTGGCATcagtattataataacaacaaatttaacaaaacaaacacttaaagggCTACATAAAAACGgtagttttacggtcataatagatctgatacaaatattttgtaagctaaaagataaaagacggtgtatatttagaattaaccaggtttgaaaacagtgttttaactggccagcaaataaactgccagtgacaaaaacctattcctcccaaaaaaattgaagtattttctgtacaaacaatgcttACTTAAAAAGAAGAATACtatcattactatgaaataaacgttgaaatgacattacatttgactgttgaaagtcatttggtatatattttactctgtctaaatttaagtatggacattctataatgtaatgaaattcatctcataaagatgtattattacacagataataaatCCCGTTATTGAgctcaatattcaaaaatatccctttttcaacttgtaacaaatTGTTCCTACATCGGGAATGACACGTGGATATTGCGAGATTTGTTGgtaaaactttgaaataattttcaaactcaaaggttgttataaatattctgtaacacaaacattttctggaaatttgcaaagtttttttttcattccaagaTTGAATAAACTGGCCTTCAACCTCTGTTGTACTTTATTGAGAAAATACACTGGTGAAAATACTGATTGATTCAACCAGTATTTAGCAAATCCAAGTTGTTCTAAaagttcttttacatatgaaatccaagaacaataatttacattttctgatggagtctctacatgaacctgtaaagtacgtttttgtttaccattaataattgtacactagtagttcaatattctatttctaattataacatctatttAATGCggtttgtaaatcattttcagattctgcaaataacactgtatcgtctacataaagtaacaaaaataacttgaaaacatttctgaaatatcttcATTTAGCAGGtcctttacattgtttgataattccactaATCTTGAAAAAATAGGCATACGTGAGtctaaatcattcaagaaaacagaaaataagattgttgataaattttcaccttgtcgtacaccagttgagctataatgaagaaatttgatagaccttggctactctttacacaagatttggctttatcatatattgtatatttagcCTCAAAGACTTTGTAATCAATGTTATGCTGCAGCAATTCATTTCATAAACACATAAAATCGGcagaatcaaacgctttcttgtaatctacaaagGCACAATACAAAGGCACAATATAAGAGCAGATTTGTTTGTGTATACTTTAACTTACTCcccttagattcataatcaccatttgcaatacagaagTAGCAACAgacgattttcaacattttgatgataagcaaattcctcgatgcttgaattgttcgacaaacctgcaaacctactaaacttcatgtcCTCTTTACCTATCTTAATCAAGCGCTTAGCtacctttacgcaaatacgcagctgcgtagtgaaattCTGGCAATTatacacaattaattggctagtgtcatgcaacggagatggcttcatacactatcactgcttacttcatattgtgtttgaagtacagtaaactccggttttagcgaactcatcgggacaagcaagTGCGTGTTCGTTATAAcctgagtttgtaataaaaataaagcgaacctgtttcttatagacattatttatatagcaaactgatttatatgattagttgatttaacgtgcattgaaattcaccaattgtctttgtagttttataacaatttaggtacagttttgcaatttatctcataatcctactatctgattgcttattttgtaataatcctgaccatgtgaaatattacaatcatacgctgtctaggaggaaatttctataacaaaattataatacagtgttaacaattaataaaatgttagttgagaaatcggaaaaaaattacattttcaaggctaaaagcttttgaatatgactttttgtataacactgcagacgtaatttgtctcgcataatatttactttatcttgagctgagcgcgaaactactGTAACGGTATATTCGGTAccgtatataaataaaaaataagatataatagcttcacgctcagcctttgatatcatagaattatgttataattgtacttaagtgtatgaaattatcaattattattccatagaaattaaaattcaatagaaatccgTTCACACTTTGAAtccttggaaaaaaaaacaactgctcATTTAAACTTCTAAACCTAGCTGAAATACAATATGAGAAGCGGTTGGTTTAACATTTAGTAAAATTCTTGGGCAAGCTCAGTACATTTCATCAGTTTGCAAGACGAAACCCTGGGGTAAACAATTTCCCATTCTTTAACTAAATCAGCATGCAAACAAGAGGGCGAATATGACCCAATATCGCTTACCTGAACACTTCGAAATAAATGTACTTCATAACGGAGTGaaagtataacatttttttaccaaattaaagGCCAAAATTCTGGTGTTATTAATGGCATACTTTAATATTATTGGACCTTTCTTTAGATCGTATGGCCATTAACATTGCATCCGTTAGTTTCGTGaaactaagtcaagggccattcTTTACCTTTATTAAAAATACCATGCCCATTATCGAATGTGTCGTCAAATCTTGTCGTCATTACATTATATGTAGTTAAGTTTCACGAAGATTGTGCCAGAAATGTGTTCCCTAATGTGTTAACAATGTGAAAAGAACAATTTCTTACTTTCTCATGACCAATAATTCTAGTGTTCTTGAATAAATCATGTCCAATATCAGACTTCATCGAAACCGTGTGGCGATTACTCAAGAAATTACTGCGGTAACGTGCCCATCACTGACTGTTGACGGATGACGGATTGACGGGCGGACGGAGGGTGATAGCCCTGGTAAGCAAAGATTTGCATCTTGACTCCAGACTTTGAAACCTGTTACTTTGCAGAAGTTGTTATGTAATCAAGTTCTTTCCCACACCTTTAAAGGTGTTTTACGGCCAATCAAGGCGTATCTAccttaaagtaaatacatttatcaaaactgaatttaaataaCCGATTTCAGAAACTCAGAAAACATCAATATTAAAAATGAAGTTAAATTATTTCATAAGAACATTTTGTAACAATGGCAGCTTCAccagataaaattttaaaaacatattgatatttagtatcattcgtcctccacctttgctcattcatgtggggaagtttgcagttacttgcggagaacaggtttgtactggtacagaatccaggaacactggttgactgcccgccgttacatgactgaaatactgttgaaaaacggcgttaaacccaaacaaacaaacaggtaaAAACAGTTTGCAGATGCAAATATGTGTTATTTTAGGTTCGCAGACCACCACTGAATGGCATTTCACTAGGAGCTATTAAACCTACAATTTTCTTTTCATCTTTCgttaatttatttcatgaaaaaatagttGTAGGAAAAAGTGACGTTCTATAAAGATACTTAAATGCGACCTGCGGTTGTCATGTTATATGAAACTAAGAAGGACTttaattactgacctttaaccccCAACCTTTTATCAACAGACAACTAAAGAAACTCTTTAAGATGTGTGATATGTTTCACATATttctatgaaaattttaaaagaatttctgatatatttttcagataagaaaactataaaaaaattcaagaaaaaaatgacTTACCTCTTTCTATTTTGAGTAAACTGCCAACAAAACGATATGTTTCTTCATTCTATTTTCATTAAATCCAGATGTAGCGACCGTCAAAAATCAACAATACAAATATCATATGTGTCGCTTCTATATAAagaaacttttttctctgacatcTTCAGTCTAATGTAGCTGAACTCCGTACATAACTATTTATATTACGAACCGTGCATGAGTAATTCTGCTTCCTCTTGTCCCTTTGGCAAAATTTTTATCACCAGAATATCCGAGgtttatattttactaaattaattctaaattaattatataattgTCGTGTCGTCTGCTACCCGCATCTGTCAACTTACGAAAATTACCTTATTCTTCTTAACCAAGTTCTTTCATTATTATACGTCCGTCTGAAAgacgggcgggcggcgtccacaaacttttctcggagcatttcttcttcaagcatggagggattttgatgtaactttgcacaaatgttcaccatcatgagacggagtgtcatgctcaagaaccaggtccctaggtagGTCTACGgttaatgtcacacttagaggtcaaaggatacaagaatgaaaactttgtccggagcatttcttcttcatgcatggagggattttgatgtaacttggcacaattgttcaccatcatgacacGGAGTGTCACAcacaagaactaggtccctaagtctaaggtcaaggtcacacttagaggtcaatggtCAAATGCCAGAATGACAGCTTTAGTTGTCGACGGCCTTACTTGGTGACTACTAGTATTGCACTTTTGTTATTATTAGAAATCACAGATTGGTACCGATCTCCTCATATAATTTATTGCATCTGATTATGACAACACATACGGTTTAGATAAaaagaatttaattaattttgtaagtATCAAATGACAGTAAatcttgattttgttttgtttggttttaagtcAAACGAACGCATTTTAGGTAGCAGATTAAGACACCAGGTGCTCTTCCGTGCATGGGCAGGCGCCTGAGTAGATttaccgaccttccataagccagatgAACGACTTTCTTCAGATGGATGACTGCCTCGTTAGAACtagtccgagagctcacggacttttattgcaacaattgaggccaaaagaagtttatatatttttggaaacaatatttcatatcctccatgaaaacccatttcttaagtgtcaaagccgtgcctatctatattttgttcacctatgtttgtgataggggaggtaaaactcacttgtaaaaatattaggtggtagggtaaagtttacgtctacaagTTTTTTCCctgattaattacagtaattatcttattgtcagtaaatgtatatatgaccaacaatgacagcaataagaaattcatcaaaaaggactgaagggcaaactggatattcaaggtcaaaggtcagatttatgttaaaatcacaaaaaatggcacatttgaaatttatttttattcttaaaaaatagtttgttatcataagtcactcatctttatttatgtaatgtgaatatatcagccaaaatcagaaatgcaaattttattgcaaaaagtcaaggtcaaccctgataattgaaggtcaaagtccattttcatgcaaaaatgtgaaaattattatctttactttttttaatctgcttaatatgtcttcacattattagtcactgaagttaattcgttttaatgtttgtatgtcaggcaacgtcaccagtgcagatgtaaccccaaatctgccaagagtaaagctaatatcaaaggtcaaaggtcaaatttgtgttaaaaattgcacgaatagcttcctgtttgaaatataacatatgttttcatcattataagtaattgctcgtggtttattttagtgtatatatgtctcacaatgtcaatATAGAAGATATCGTCTAAaggcagacaagttcaaatgtaatattaagggtcaaaggtcattttcaagtaagagAATGATAAAATAGCTGTTttacttttctattttttgacaatTTCCTGTCGATCTAGTCAATGATatctgttcattttaatgtataaatgttaggcgatgtgttgtatgcacatataatttaaaaacattcaagttcaaccataatatgaaaggtcaaaggtcaaaaagtgagtaaaatgttgcaataatatcacctatttgtaataatttttattgtttaaatgtatttgttttgtcatttcggtaactgatcgttgttcattttactgtatatatctcagacgatgtcatggaagagaagtcaaggtcaaacctggtattaaaggtcaggggtcactttcgtgtaaaagatcaaaatgtagcatacttacccATTTCACACCCATCAATATCTTTGCTGGGAAAAGTCTTTGGAAGCCCGTGACTTGAACTACTTCTCGGATACGGAGGTGCATTCAGATACGAGGGACAGTCGGAAATTATCCGGACTTTTTACTCTTTCTCAAAAAACGTTCAGTATTgttcaaaaattcattttaatctttttcaaagtattcccccACCTACGTCTATACACTTTCGCCATCTTTGCAGGAGTTTTCCCTCGGCAAACAAATCGACCTACTGCTGAGGTGATAATTTACAGCTGAAATCAAAGCCTCATGTTTGTTTTTTAgttctgaaaacaaataaaagtcGCAGTTGGCAACAGTCTGGGCTGTTCGGAGGGCGGAACAAAAATTGCCACTTGAAGGAGTTGATAAGTACTACTGTAAACGAGGCAATATGAGAGGGAGGGGGACATTTTCTGAGCTAGCTTGGGACGCAACCTTTTCAGTTTTTCTATtagatttttttccccaaaattactTCTGAATGGTATGTAGCAGTCACAGTTTGACCTTTTGGCATGGAATGAGCCTGTATTACTCCACTCGAATCCCCAAAAGCAACCAGCATAACCTTGACAGCAGAGACAGACAGCTTAAACTTCTTGGGACATTTCCACTGCTTTTGTTTCAGGTCAAGCATAATGAACCCTCATTTCATCCCCAATTACAATACAGTTCAAACACTTGTTTTCATTACGGTTCAAACGCTCAAAATGTTCTTTTGCTATGGTCACCCTGGATGCCTTTTAGTCTTCTATCAGCTGTTTCGTAAACCACCTAGCACTTTCCTGGCTCATACTCTTACGTAATTATGCGTGTACAAATCTTAATTATGGGCCCCTGAACTGATTAGCTACCGTCTGCAATGTCATTTGGTGATCTTTGTTGACAAAAGACCGCATTATTGGCCACCATTGTAGGGGTCACTGCCTCAGCGGGTCTCTCTGGCATAGACTTGTCCCTCACGCTTGTCCTGCCCAACCTAAACTGTGAAACCCAGCTATAAAAGGTTGAACGGGGTATGCAAGCTTTAGAAAAACTTTTCTGCAACATTTGAAAGTAGGTAGTTAATTTTGTAAACCACATTTACAGTATGAGtaagaaatctaaaaaaaatgttCGTTATCTATAAAAgcattataggtaaacatgtaattaCCTTTATTGTAAATCTAATGATGCATAATTATGACACtgttaatgtttataaatatcatataaaacGTATATCTTTTGCGCTATTCAAATGTGGTATATCCATTTGTTTGTACTAAGTTTATTATGGTCCCCACCAGTACGACATATGTGCGATGCCCCCAGATAACTGTTGGAAAATAATGCAAGAAGATGCAGCAGACGTTTCAGTTCCAGAGGTTTCCCTGTACAATTGATATGTcactgtttgatccaccttttccgtaacaaagttttcctttgatatcTCTTTTAATATAAACAATATCATTGATATAATACATCGAAGAACTCTGGAACTAGGAATTTTGATTGGGCATCGTTCCATTGCAAATTTCAACCATTTTTTATTCCTGTTTGTTTGTCTTTCTGTGCTGTGAATGGATTGTTATCAAACTTTCCGGATATCTTAGTTAGCACACAAGTCGTAACTCCGtacaaaaacaaatgtgaaaattctaaaaacgtttttctttcctttttctttttttgaaactgTGATTTTGTTCGATTTTTACAACGGGATTAATACATTTTTGACCATAAAACtggtattataaaaatattttacaaatgataaaaaaccCTATTGCCTCCCTCAGAGAcgtttaaaatgatttaaggtTTACatctaaaatatcttaaataaagccGCAAATTACGGAAAAAAACATGTTAGGGATTGGGTTCATCGAACAGAAAGTTTAATCCATTGGAATACCATTTCGGTTATCAAACATGTCCTTAGCAGTGTCTGCAGATCAGCAGATTTTTTTTGGTTAACATTTACAGCTCAAGAACTCTTGATAGATTTCTCGACAGCGTGTCTTGCCGTTATTACTTGCTCAAATTGTTTCTTGGAGATTGTCCGTCACGATCTTTTGTATACAGTTACTTCCGGACTTGAATTGGCACTGCTCATCATTTGCTCCTTGTCGCCATAACAAGTTATCTGTAGATGTTTGGAACCTTCTAGCAAGTACAGGTCATACATAAAGAATGAGTGTCGTTTGTTTTTCAAGACTGATGACTTCTCAATACCGTTTTATAGAAACCATTAGATGTGCATTTTAAAAAAGGTGTCCCGACTACAAAAGTCCTCGCGCTATAGttctttaaatattcattttttgtcaGAGAAAGCTTTCATCTATCCACCACCGCTGCTAAATCTGTTTCATTTACCAGACTGACCGTTTTTATCTCATTGTCTATTTTCTTTTGTCCAAATGTAGAGCCGTTGGCAAACAAACGCTCAAGTAAACTTCTAAGATTGGTGattgaaatctgaaataaaataataatataagaaGAGGATTATGTAATATTAATGAAAAGTTTAGCACAGGCATAGTAGCTGTCATCCGTTTACCACGAGGGACAATTTCGGCTTTAATGAAGCAAACTGCCTTCCGAATTTGGCAAAGGTCTTGTTttattctgagcaagtttcacgAAGACTGCTGAATTTgttaacaatatgaaatatggaAGTTTCGACTAAGTGAATGGTCATAATGTTATGGAGCAATCGATCTTGCGAATCAACTTTTCCGACATCCTGTGGTGATAAAAAGTGTACGTTTGTTTCTCGTAGACTACTGACGACATGTGAAACATGGCATTTTTTACTGAATCCAGGGCCAAAGCTTGTTAATACATTATAAAGCATGCCCATTTATAAACTTCAACGAGATCATATGACCAAACGATCATCTCTTCAATTATGTCCCTTGAACTTGTCAAAATTACCATTCCACATTGTTAACATATTAGAGAACGCATTAGAGACTTCATATTGTAAACAACGTGGAGAAACAGAATTAAAACTGAGACAAATTCAAAAAACTTCTaaattctattatacagagtcGTGTCCCTAATGGACCTAATCGACATTATGATATATTCTAgtgttaaacaatataaaaaaaaacaagatagtttatactaatttgttttagctcgattaattgtgatgaaagctttaagcttactAGAACAACCCTCAAGTCCGcttcctgggaaaaccagtactggtgtcatatgagaagtcatggtcgccaccccaatggggctcgaacccacgacccctggattgagcggccgacaccttatccatgCACTAGACCGCCGCTTCCCTTCATATTTGGAGTTACTACTATGTTAAGAATGgcttatattgaaacaaataaaaccatgtcatcaattttacacacaaaaaaaaaattaaatgtagtAAAATAGATTTAAATCAATCGTCGTTTTTCACGAGCATTGAGGAAGGAATCGATCGTAAATGGTTATCTACTGCTGATAAGGGTAAGCATACATACAGTATGTACATACCATTGAAACTACGTACGATGTATAAATGCACATTACTTACATGTAATTGGCCTATTTGTACTTTCGTTCATCAAATTTGAATCTATTTCATACGAAAATTTCCTTTAATTATTCGTTTATTTAAGCCCCATCATTGTGCAGAATTGCATACTTTCTACACAATTCCTAAGATGTCCTAAGAGGAGTAATTTGAATAATAGGAGACTGTTTACAAGGTCAGATAactcattttatacaaaatttggacaaaaagtatatataattCTAAAATTAGAGACAGTCATCATTCAACATATACTCAATATTCAGGATAGAATGGCTATATACGtctttaaaatttacttaaaacaTGGTCAAGGATATAACAACTATTCAGGATATCATAGTTATGTCTAAAATTTACCTAAAACCACGATTTGTAAATGACTGAATTCTAAGAATATGTACACTGTTAAGAAATGAATAAAACCTGCGGTATAAACGATTAATAATACATTCtctaaacaaacataaaaatgacttgatattgataaaacatgtttagtactatgtacatgtaaaatcTGAACAGTTTAAACCAACGTATCTACTAAGTagataaatattcaattattaaTGTTCATACTTTTGTCTTGAAATATTAATGTCAACATAATAAAGCATGTTATGCCTTAGTATACGAATAAAACTTTTGACAAGGACACAAGTATGTCTAACTATAGTAACTGCGTATGATAATATTTTGAAACTATACAATAgatcattttattaatttacagttatattaacaaataattttgaaatatgtgATATATTCCGCTATTGTATCACATAAATTTCTaagaaattttaaagaatttcgGTTACAGGGATCGagtatatatttttcagaaaagatttctatattcaattttagaaaaaaataaattaacttaCCTCTTTCGATTTTGAGTAAACTGCCAACAAAATGATAGGTTTCTTTAATCCATTTTCATTAAATCTGAATTCAGATATTACATATAATACTAAATGTAGCAACACAATCAACAATATGAATATCAAAATGTGACgctttttgataaactttttcTCCGACATCTTCAGTCTAATGTTTGAACACATGTAATAATGTACTGCATATCTATTTAAATTATGAACGAGGTACAACTAACCGCGGATGAGTAAGTTTACTTCCTTTGTCTCTTTGTCAAGACGTTTATCACCAGGATATCCGTAATATATATCAGTGATATAATTGTCGTGTCATCTGCTACCAGCATCTGTCGAATTATGCAAATTACTTTGTTCTCCTTACCGGATTGTTTCACACTACAATGCAATTATTATTAGGTTTTACGGCTCCCTGTCGATCTCCTTTACTGCAATTGAGCATAACGATAGTGTAAGCAGATGGTGTCTTGTGACACTTTTCGAGAAAAAACGCAGGTTTTAAAACATGTGTATTTAATGCATGTTTGATGCACGCACTCCATCATTCATTAAATGATTTGCTTGAAAAACCCGTGTCTTCCAAATTAAATCATAGCAAGATTGGAAAGAATCACACCGAGGAAGAAGAACATTTCAGTGAAAATTATTCACCTGACTCgatactgtcatttttatttcttgttgtatgtttaaaacaaattttgatattttgttatacattgttgtatgatatcatgtttatatgttcCGTCATTTATCATTAAATGACCTTTTCGATTCACATGGTTTTAGCCTTTTGTCTCTTGTAtatcaaacaaagaaaatttCGTACATTCAATTTACCTTATAAGGTAGACATAAATAGATTTATGCTATGATTATTAAAAGAATGATGACCACATATGCTTTGGTGAAGTGTCAACCGACTCTTGAATATGTCACAGTTTcgttttcttttgataaaatgtgAATATGTGTTAATAAAAAATCGTAAAACATGAAAAACCTAAATCCTTGTGACACCCACTGTTGGATCAATAGTAGTCAACTTTTCTTCATatgtataacaaatattttttgcgGTTTTATTACAGTTAGGAATAAACATCACATAAAAAGTAACTtaagtggatttttttttgttttataatttcataacaGTCTTTATTTTGATTTCATGTGTCATAATTTTAATTGAATAAGTCGCCGCTCTATgtcattttttattcaataataGTCTCAGTATTTATTAAGTTAGAAAATTGTCCTACAgaaatatttgttattgttgttcTTATAATGTTTTCGTGCTGGCGATTAATATTAGATATGaactataaatattatataaatattgcattcctgagggGGTGATTTAACATGTGGAACTATTCTCCTCTTAGGtgatcttatcagtacatctacg includes these proteins:
- the LOC123529425 gene encoding uncharacterized protein LOC123529425, encoding MCSNIRLKMSEKKFIKKRHILIFILLIVLLHLVLYVISEFRFNENGLKKPIILLAVYSKSKEISITNLRSLLERLFANGSTFGQKKIDNEIKTVSLVNETDLAAVVDR